One window of Nocardia sp. NBC_00508 genomic DNA carries:
- a CDS encoding helix-turn-helix domain-containing protein, whose translation MIAEPDDDGRVQSIVAERGPTVLRIALGGQLRKLREKKNITREAAGDAIRGSHAKISRLELGRTGFKERDIRDLLTLYGVHDPEERESFLELARQANEPGWWHRYNDLLPQWFGTYLGLEQAASKIRTYEAHLVPGLLQTPAYARAVVALGYEDAETDRRVAVRQRRQEILFRPDPPVVWAVIDEAALHRPVGGAQVHREQMLHLITLANLPNVTIQVLPYSAGEHAAAGSSFSILRFAEAELPDIVYLEHLTSALYLERRQDLALYLSVMDRLSVQAERPDKSIEIIEKYAAGR comes from the coding sequence ATGATCGCTGAACCCGATGACGATGGCCGCGTGCAATCTATTGTCGCAGAACGTGGTCCGACCGTGCTACGTATCGCATTGGGTGGCCAGTTGCGCAAACTTCGGGAGAAGAAAAACATCACCCGCGAAGCCGCGGGTGATGCGATCCGGGGTTCGCACGCCAAGATCAGTCGTCTCGAGCTGGGCCGCACCGGCTTCAAGGAACGCGACATTCGCGACCTGCTGACCCTGTACGGCGTCCACGATCCGGAGGAACGCGAGTCGTTCCTCGAACTGGCCAGGCAGGCGAACGAGCCCGGTTGGTGGCATCGCTACAACGATCTGCTGCCTCAGTGGTTCGGCACCTACCTCGGTCTGGAACAGGCCGCGAGCAAGATTCGCACCTACGAGGCGCATCTCGTGCCCGGCCTGCTGCAAACGCCCGCATACGCCAGGGCGGTCGTGGCGCTCGGGTACGAGGACGCCGAAACGGATCGGCGGGTCGCGGTGCGGCAACGCAGGCAGGAAATCCTGTTCCGGCCGGACCCGCCGGTGGTCTGGGCGGTGATCGACGAGGCCGCGCTGCACCGGCCGGTCGGTGGCGCGCAGGTGCACCGGGAGCAGATGTTGCATCTGATCACACTCGCCAACCTGCCGAACGTGACGATCCAGGTGCTGCCCTATTCCGCGGGCGAGCATGCCGCCGCGGGTAGTTCCTTCAGCATCCTGCGTTTCGCGGAAGCGGAACTCCCCGACATCGTGTACCTCGAACACCTGACCAGTGCGCTGTATCTGGAACGGCGGCAAGACTTGGCGCTTTATCTGTCGGTCATGGACCGGCTCAGCGTCCAGGCCGAGCGCCCGGACAAGTCGATCGAGATCATCGAGAAGTACGCCGCCGGTCGCTGA
- a CDS encoding DUF397 domain-containing protein, whose protein sequence is MSDTSTNKIIGTWRKSSFSNPSGNCVELAEASNGQVAVRNSRDPEGGVIFYTRPEIDAFVRGAKAGEFDYLTS, encoded by the coding sequence ATGTCGGATACATCCACCAACAAGATCATCGGGACTTGGCGCAAGAGTTCCTTCAGCAATCCGAGCGGCAACTGCGTCGAGCTGGCCGAAGCGTCCAACGGGCAGGTAGCGGTGCGTAACTCGCGGGATCCGGAAGGCGGTGTCATCTTCTACACGCGTCCGGAGATCGATGCGTTCGTCCGTGGCGCGAAGGCCGGAGAGTTCGACTATTTGACTAGCTGA
- a CDS encoding SAM-dependent methyltransferase: protein MPEDHSPLIRTDIPHSARIWNYWMGGKDYYEIDRIAGDAGIEVDPDITTMAVQSRQFLIRAVRYLAGEQGIRQFLDIGTGLPTMQNTHEVAQSVAPESKIVYVDNDPLVLTHARALLTSTTPEGVTTYVDADYHDPERIIADAKNVLNFNEPIGVMFMGVLGHAKTYDALLRIVRTVLDSVPSGSHLVMWDGTDDSKAYVTLCENYTGTGGTPYVPRPQAQIKAVFDGLELVEPGFVSITQWRASETEVGEIRPISAYGAVARKP from the coding sequence ATGCCCGAAGACCACAGCCCGCTCATCCGGACCGACATTCCGCACTCAGCGCGGATCTGGAACTACTGGATGGGCGGAAAGGACTACTACGAGATCGATCGCATCGCCGGAGACGCGGGCATCGAGGTCGACCCCGATATCACCACCATGGCGGTGCAGTCGCGCCAGTTCCTCATCCGCGCGGTGCGCTATCTCGCTGGTGAGCAGGGCATCCGCCAGTTCCTCGACATCGGGACCGGCCTGCCCACCATGCAGAACACCCATGAGGTCGCGCAGAGCGTCGCGCCCGAGTCCAAGATCGTCTACGTGGACAACGACCCGCTCGTGCTCACCCACGCGCGGGCGCTGCTCACCAGCACCACGCCCGAGGGTGTCACCACCTATGTCGACGCCGACTACCACGATCCCGAACGAATCATCGCCGATGCCAAGAACGTCCTGAACTTCAACGAGCCGATCGGTGTGATGTTCATGGGCGTGCTCGGCCACGCGAAGACCTATGACGCCCTCCTGCGGATCGTGCGGACCGTGCTGGATTCGGTGCCCTCCGGCAGTCATCTGGTGATGTGGGACGGCACCGACGACAGCAAGGCGTATGTCACGCTGTGCGAGAACTACACCGGCACCGGAGGAACTCCTTACGTCCCCCGTCCCCAGGCTCAGATCAAGGCCGTCTTCGACGGTCTGGAGTTGGTGGAACCGGGCTTCGTGTCCATCACTCAGTGGCGCGCGTCCGAGACCGAGGTGGGCGAGATCCGTCCCATCTCCGCCTACGGTGCGGTGGCTCGCAAACCGTAA
- a CDS encoding PucR family transcriptional regulator: protein MTYSALELSAGSSDSALEIGGQPASVPLQNTDRVASRMVGYFENCMAPCRTLPGEQLRGDVTKLTRSCLSLAAEMLDRRTVPDDEQLGAVRAAATRWAREGVPLSTILRTYHEGLRIAFGLVTARAKADDVDEVLIATDLILELLEAITAAVSDAYVDEQHLVAKEHQTAAQTLASALLSGRGSSALARQTGIPIAESYQVVALSIPEHPDERDPRVDGNVAARRKLRRLQSELATTFASRALALLSIKGGTLLIPVGDDAEAALSDATLDVLAEAAEVPLTATVVPSETDRIPESADQAHELLNLVRVGARPPGLYQMSDLAVEYQLTRGGPATRRIATILDPLDAHPELFDTMRAYLGNDMNRQLTARQLYVHPNTVDYRLRRIAQLTSIDLATSAGISQAAIALLARDLDRSVAGRL, encoded by the coding sequence ATGACCTACTCCGCGTTGGAACTGTCCGCTGGCTCGTCCGACTCGGCGCTGGAAATCGGTGGGCAGCCGGCTTCGGTCCCGCTGCAGAACACCGACCGCGTGGCCTCGCGCATGGTCGGATACTTCGAGAACTGCATGGCCCCCTGCCGGACCCTGCCCGGCGAGCAATTGCGCGGAGACGTCACCAAACTCACCCGAAGCTGCCTGAGCCTGGCCGCCGAGATGCTCGACCGGCGCACCGTGCCCGACGACGAACAGCTCGGCGCGGTGCGCGCGGCCGCGACCAGGTGGGCGCGCGAGGGGGTGCCCCTCAGCACCATCCTGCGCACCTACCACGAGGGGCTGCGCATCGCGTTCGGCCTGGTCACCGCGCGGGCCAAAGCCGACGACGTGGACGAGGTGCTGATCGCCACCGATCTCATCCTGGAGCTGCTGGAGGCGATCACCGCGGCGGTGTCGGACGCCTACGTCGACGAGCAGCACCTGGTCGCCAAGGAGCACCAGACGGCGGCGCAGACACTCGCCTCGGCACTGCTCAGCGGTCGCGGCAGCTCGGCATTGGCACGGCAGACCGGCATTCCGATCGCCGAGTCCTATCAGGTTGTCGCGCTGTCGATTCCGGAGCACCCGGACGAACGCGATCCGCGCGTCGACGGGAACGTCGCGGCGCGCCGCAAGCTACGCAGGCTCCAGTCCGAGCTGGCCACCACGTTCGCCTCCCGCGCGCTCGCCCTGCTCAGCATCAAGGGCGGCACGCTACTCATCCCGGTGGGTGACGACGCCGAGGCCGCGCTCAGCGACGCGACGCTCGACGTGCTGGCCGAGGCCGCCGAGGTTCCGCTCACCGCGACGGTGGTGCCGAGCGAGACCGATCGGATACCGGAGTCGGCCGATCAAGCCCACGAACTGCTCAATCTGGTTCGCGTCGGCGCCAGACCGCCCGGTCTCTATCAGATGTCGGATCTGGCCGTCGAATACCAGCTCACCCGCGGCGGTCCGGCGACACGGCGGATCGCGACCATCCTCGATCCGCTCGATGCCCATCCCGAACTGTTCGACACCATGCGCGCCTACCTCGGCAACGACATGAATCGCCAGCTCACCGCACGCCAGCTCTACGTGCACCCGAACACGGTCGACTACCGGCTGCGGCGCATCGCCCAGCTGACCTCGATCGATCTGGCGACCTCGGCGGGCATCTCGCAGGCGGCGATCGCGCTGCTGGCGCGCGACCTCGACCGCAGCGTCGCCGGGCGTCTCTGA
- a CDS encoding CBS domain-containing protein, whose protein sequence is MRISEILHRKGSDVATVAPDTTVRTLLAALAERNIGAVVVSPDGTAIAGIVSERDVVRSLHARGADLLDTPVSEIMTADVRTCAPDDRVDGLRRIMTEHRIRHLPVVHEGRLVGIVSIGDVVKSAISELATERQHLVEYLQGRY, encoded by the coding sequence ATGCGAATTTCGGAGATCCTGCACAGGAAGGGCAGCGACGTAGCCACGGTCGCACCCGACACGACGGTGCGCACGCTGCTCGCCGCGCTGGCCGAGCGGAATATCGGCGCGGTGGTCGTCTCGCCGGACGGCACCGCGATCGCGGGCATCGTCTCCGAGCGCGACGTGGTACGCAGTCTGCACGCCCGCGGTGCGGACCTGCTGGACACGCCGGTCTCGGAGATCATGACCGCCGACGTGCGCACCTGCGCCCCCGACGATCGGGTCGACGGCCTGCGCCGCATCATGACCGAGCACCGCATCCGGCACCTGCCCGTGGTGCACGAGGGCAGGCTGGTCGGCATCGTCAGCATCGGTGACGTGGTGAAGAGCGCGATCTCCGAACTGGCGACCGAACGCCAGCACCTCGTCGAGTACCTGCAGGGCCGGTACTAG
- a CDS encoding pyridoxamine 5'-phosphate oxidase family protein, whose amino-acid sequence MPLTLQERQEFLAQPHIAAFSVSAGAGRGPLTVPIWYQYRPGAEVWLLTGPESQKMRHLREAGRFTLMVQHLEPTVRYVSVEGPVSRITPMTEEMHHEMAARYLPAESVDGYLKAAASFGEQVVVYLRPEHWLSADLGDLSEY is encoded by the coding sequence ATGCCGCTGACCCTTCAAGAGCGTCAAGAGTTCCTCGCGCAGCCGCATATCGCGGCGTTCTCGGTGTCCGCGGGCGCCGGTCGTGGCCCGCTGACCGTCCCGATCTGGTACCAGTACCGCCCCGGCGCGGAGGTGTGGCTGCTGACCGGTCCCGAGTCGCAGAAGATGCGCCATCTCCGGGAAGCCGGCCGGTTCACCCTGATGGTGCAGCACCTCGAGCCGACCGTCCGGTATGTGAGCGTGGAGGGTCCGGTCAGCCGGATCACCCCGATGACCGAGGAGATGCACCACGAGATGGCCGCGCGGTATCTGCCGGCCGAATCGGTCGACGGCTACCTGAAGGCGGCCGCGTCCTTCGGTGAGCAGGTCGTGGTCTATCTGCGGCCGGAGCATTGGCTCTCGGCCGATCTGGGCGACCTCAGCGAGTACTAG
- a CDS encoding aminotransferase class V-fold PLP-dependent enzyme: MVRSLFPALADTTEVYLDSAATTQKPLPVIETIHRYHSSGTANAGRGTYPWATGLTARIARVREQAAAFIGAEHPDEVVFTGGATAAVNAVALSWGLAALADGDEILYNATDHASNVYPWLHLRGLLARFGRRVELIPYRVTGAGEADTDDILAKVTPRTRLITTSHLHHVFGGLSTLEELRERIDPAILLCFDCSQSGGHLPVDVTALSADFAIFAAHKMFGAPGTGILYCRRRVHDRLVPFLPGGNSGVRPGASGLTAGTMPDLLEGGTPNIPGILALGSALEVLESFGLGAIAVHNRTLTLRLIEGLRPVPGLEFLPGPAHAACAVGYGIASFTLDGISATDLGFVLSELGFLVRTGAHCVPAVADDAGSVRVSTHIYNTPDEIDRFVACVQSVAEEVT; encoded by the coding sequence ATGGTGCGGTCGCTGTTCCCCGCACTCGCCGACACCACCGAGGTCTACCTCGACAGCGCCGCGACAACGCAGAAACCGCTGCCGGTCATCGAGACGATCCACCGCTATCACAGCAGCGGCACCGCCAACGCGGGACGCGGCACCTACCCGTGGGCCACCGGCCTCACCGCGCGCATCGCCCGCGTCCGGGAGCAGGCCGCCGCCTTCATCGGCGCCGAGCATCCGGACGAGGTGGTCTTCACCGGCGGAGCCACCGCGGCGGTCAACGCCGTCGCACTGTCCTGGGGGCTGGCCGCGCTCGCCGACGGTGACGAAATCCTCTACAACGCAACCGATCACGCCTCGAACGTCTATCCGTGGCTGCATCTGCGCGGGCTGCTCGCCCGGTTCGGCCGCCGCGTCGAGCTGATCCCCTACCGGGTGACCGGCGCCGGTGAGGCGGACACCGACGACATCCTGGCCAAGGTCACGCCGCGGACCCGGCTGATCACGACCAGCCATCTGCACCACGTTTTCGGCGGGCTCAGCACGCTGGAGGAACTGCGCGAGCGCATCGACCCCGCCATCCTGCTGTGCTTCGACTGCTCGCAGAGCGGCGGGCATCTTCCGGTCGACGTGACCGCGCTCAGCGCGGATTTCGCGATCTTCGCCGCGCACAAGATGTTCGGCGCCCCCGGCACCGGAATCCTCTACTGCCGCAGGCGCGTGCACGACCGCCTCGTGCCGTTCCTGCCCGGCGGCAACTCCGGGGTGCGGCCGGGCGCGAGCGGACTGACCGCAGGGACGATGCCCGATCTGCTGGAGGGCGGCACCCCCAACATCCCCGGCATCCTGGCGCTCGGCAGCGCGCTGGAGGTGCTGGAGTCGTTCGGCCTCGGCGCCATCGCAGTGCACAACCGCACTCTCACCTTGCGCCTGATCGAGGGCCTGCGACCGGTCCCCGGCCTCGAGTTCCTGCCCGGGCCAGCGCATGCGGCGTGCGCGGTCGGCTACGGCATCGCCTCTTTCACGCTGGACGGGATCTCGGCGACCGACTTGGGATTCGTGTTGAGCGAGCTGGGTTTCCTGGTGCGCACCGGCGCGCATTGCGTCCCCGCTGTGGCCGACGACGCGGGCTCGGTGCGGGTCAGCACGCACATCTACAACACGCCCGACGAGATCGACCGATTCGTCGCGTGCGTGCAGTCCGTCGCCGAGGAGGTCACGTGA
- a CDS encoding heavy-metal-associated domain-containing protein, translating into MNTDTPSYDRRAASRVLAELAQPGLFTAPAPPPLPRRFEFTCAALRPEHDSHLTYSQRLYLERFMRPCRADQVTSATHRIAWTDSDGIPNTGHFRADGLGPVVPIAMRETVLALWHALDANAGFAERVSGLGPREHAVLTATTTDHDPRDIFRVGVEAAGRALAQHALLAGQTPYRDPAEFARGIRDSGLFAAVATRWYWELQASTYRRGMIPVDLETQPDGTVRYSAQTVATLRTMKDATIADAHTVMHRATTTEGLTVADAIAKYHEDLDLISRQYALLPAGSHPACLAAMPHQLDNGHYSILPALADRFVSVFTEIVDRCEVAEVSADLDEASADRAATAEDQVFYVPDMTCKHCVRTIGGVLESMDIRVLDIDLDSKRVVADFRSPRNRARAFEAIRDGGYNPVAEQPDAAAQAATEPSEAAV; encoded by the coding sequence GTGAACACCGATACCCCGAGCTACGACCGGCGGGCCGCGTCCCGGGTGCTGGCCGAGCTGGCGCAGCCGGGGTTGTTCACCGCACCGGCGCCGCCTCCCCTACCGCGCCGTTTCGAATTCACTTGCGCCGCATTGCGTCCCGAGCACGATAGCCATCTCACGTATTCGCAGCGGCTCTATCTGGAGCGCTTCATGCGGCCGTGCCGCGCCGATCAGGTGACCAGCGCCACGCATCGGATCGCGTGGACCGACAGCGACGGCATCCCGAATACGGGGCACTTCCGGGCCGACGGTCTCGGCCCCGTGGTGCCGATCGCGATGCGTGAGACCGTCCTCGCGCTGTGGCACGCCCTGGATGCGAACGCCGGATTCGCCGAGCGTGTCTCGGGGCTCGGGCCACGTGAGCACGCGGTGCTGACGGCCACGACCACCGACCACGATCCGCGCGACATCTTCCGGGTCGGCGTCGAGGCCGCCGGGCGCGCGCTCGCCCAGCACGCGCTGCTGGCCGGGCAGACCCCCTATCGCGATCCCGCCGAATTCGCCAGGGGTATCCGCGATTCCGGTTTGTTCGCCGCGGTGGCCACCCGCTGGTATTGGGAGTTGCAGGCCTCGACGTATCGGCGCGGCATGATTCCGGTCGATCTCGAAACGCAGCCCGACGGCACCGTGCGCTACTCGGCGCAGACGGTGGCGACGCTGCGCACGATGAAGGACGCCACCATCGCCGACGCGCACACCGTGATGCACCGCGCCACCACTACCGAGGGCCTCACGGTCGCGGACGCGATCGCCAAATACCATGAGGATCTCGACCTGATCTCCCGGCAGTACGCGCTGCTGCCCGCGGGGAGCCACCCCGCCTGCCTGGCGGCCATGCCCCATCAGCTCGACAACGGGCACTACAGCATTCTTCCGGCGCTGGCCGACCGGTTCGTCTCGGTGTTCACCGAGATCGTCGATCGCTGCGAGGTCGCCGAGGTGAGCGCCGACCTCGACGAGGCGAGCGCCGACCGCGCCGCCACCGCCGAGGACCAGGTGTTCTATGTGCCGGATATGACTTGTAAGCATTGCGTTCGCACCATCGGCGGGGTGCTGGAATCGATGGACATCCGCGTGCTCGACATCGATCTGGACAGCAAACGGGTAGTCGCGGATTTCCGCAGCCCGCGCAACCGGGCCCGGGCGTTCGAGGCGATCCGGGACGGCGGCTATAACCCGGTCGCCGAGCAGCCGGATGCCGCGGCGCAGGCGGCCACCGAGCCGTCGGAAGCCGCGGTATGA
- a CDS encoding decarboxylase, translated as MTAWTPALPAKLDPLVRAFLDAPGAVTETLARFGSPAHLVFPQVYSDNLADLRAVLDRRLPVHRICYAHKVNQSRAFVRTAARDGIAIDVASPYELASALDAGFDPARVEVTGPKGEAFLRDLVDRGVTVNVDNLWELGRIAELAGRCGKVPVLLRVSGFDGGPVSRFGVPLAHVGQALDLLAAHRERLDFLGFAFHLDSGDLGERIRAIDACLRAIEQSYDRGMAPSVLDIGGGFRQVFTADADRFDAYVLALRESLLGRGEPMSWGSNTFGYQVAGGAVHGTPVFHKYANTIPAASMLEDLLSAPLERHGGRTVAQVAADNLLEVWLEPGKALVDHAGITVATVEFVKEVADGSVLVHVDLSRDAVTPADQEVMVDPILPHADAAARTPGNGDAPGPVGVYVAGRLCLERDLITNHKVWLPATPRPGDPIVFPNTAAYHMDLSAATASMHPLPAKLAVTRRAEGFQVVPDADYEPHVPVEPSRPHRAVPPADHRPTGQVRSVEAS; from the coding sequence ATGACGGCGTGGACTCCGGCGCTACCGGCAAAGCTGGATCCGCTGGTACGCGCCTTCCTCGACGCGCCGGGCGCCGTCACTGAAACGCTTGCGCGGTTCGGCTCTCCGGCGCACCTGGTGTTTCCGCAGGTCTACTCGGACAATCTGGCCGACCTGCGTGCCGTGCTGGATCGAAGGCTGCCGGTACACCGAATCTGCTACGCGCACAAAGTGAACCAGTCCCGCGCCTTTGTCCGCACTGCGGCCCGAGACGGTATCGCCATCGACGTCGCCTCACCGTACGAACTCGCCAGCGCCCTGGACGCGGGGTTCGATCCGGCGCGCGTCGAGGTCACCGGTCCGAAGGGGGAAGCCTTTCTGCGCGATCTCGTCGACCGCGGCGTCACCGTCAACGTGGACAATCTGTGGGAACTGGGCCGGATCGCCGAACTGGCCGGGCGATGCGGGAAAGTGCCGGTGCTGCTGCGCGTCTCCGGATTCGATGGCGGACCGGTGAGCCGGTTCGGCGTACCGCTCGCGCATGTGGGGCAGGCACTCGACCTGCTGGCGGCGCATCGCGAGCGACTCGATTTCCTCGGCTTCGCCTTTCACCTCGACTCCGGCGATCTCGGCGAGCGGATTCGCGCGATCGACGCCTGCCTCCGGGCGATCGAACAGTCCTACGATCGAGGGATGGCACCGTCGGTGCTGGATATCGGCGGCGGATTCCGTCAAGTGTTCACCGCCGACGCCGATCGGTTCGACGCCTACGTGCTCGCACTGCGCGAATCGCTGCTCGGCCGCGGCGAGCCGATGAGCTGGGGCAGCAATACCTTCGGCTATCAGGTGGCGGGCGGCGCCGTGCACGGCACGCCGGTATTCCACAAGTACGCCAACACCATTCCCGCCGCGAGCATGCTCGAAGACCTGCTGTCCGCGCCGTTGGAGCGGCACGGCGGGCGCACGGTGGCGCAGGTGGCGGCCGACAATCTGCTGGAGGTGTGGCTGGAACCGGGCAAGGCGCTGGTCGACCACGCGGGCATCACGGTGGCCACGGTCGAGTTCGTCAAGGAAGTCGCCGACGGCAGCGTACTGGTGCACGTCGATCTCAGCCGCGATGCGGTGACACCCGCCGACCAAGAGGTCATGGTCGATCCGATCCTTCCGCATGCCGACGCCGCGGCCCGCACCCCCGGAAACGGGGATGCCCCCGGCCCGGTCGGCGTGTACGTGGCCGGGCGGCTGTGCTTGGAGCGAGACCTGATCACCAATCACAAAGTGTGGCTGCCTGCCACGCCGCGACCCGGCGATCCGATCGTGTTCCCGAATACGGCCGCCTACCATATGGATCTGTCCGCGGCCACGGCATCGATGCATCCGCTGCCCGCGAAACTCGCGGTCACCCGGCGCGCCGAGGGCTTCCAGGTCGTCCCCGACGCGGACTACGAGCCACACGTGCCCGTCGAGCCGTCGCGGCCACACCGCGCCGTGCCACCCGCTGACCACCGCCCCACCGGGCAGGTCCGATCCGTCGAGGCTTCCTGA
- a CDS encoding pyridoxal-phosphate dependent enzyme, with protein MRYDHITELIGNTPLLRLDPAVHGLANVELYAKLESHNPFGSVKDRVAWGMIRDDLDEIRATGQTLIEASSGNTAKALRVLGAVYGIGLRAVTNRIKVAEVRELLQLFGTDIVELPGLSECPDPTTPNDVYSVIESTMAQRPGAYRHLSQYTNEKNVEAHHQGTGREIHEDLAADGINRIDYLIGGLGTTGSTRGTATYLRKHNPELRTVAVVSERSDFIPGIRSETEMWDVGLFQPDFYDSIVTVTAGDAVDATMRLATGYGVLAGPTSGASYAAALETLTALDLSAADPEDPIIAVFIVCDRLEPYLSYIKKRRPELFGRAEREAEPTAVELAATPALSPEQLAELDRADRPTIVDTRGAMAYRIGHVPGALNIRDDQLDDMFGHGIPFPRSRPVVFVCPVGELSLRFAARARRAGYDAASLAGGVVAWRDAGLPLERG; from the coding sequence ATGCGCTACGACCACATCACCGAACTCATCGGCAACACACCCCTGCTCCGGCTCGACCCCGCGGTGCACGGGCTGGCGAACGTCGAGCTCTACGCGAAGCTGGAGTCGCACAATCCGTTCGGCTCGGTCAAGGACCGGGTGGCGTGGGGGATGATCCGCGACGACCTGGACGAGATCCGCGCGACGGGGCAGACGCTCATCGAGGCATCCAGCGGCAATACGGCCAAGGCGCTGCGCGTCCTCGGGGCGGTGTACGGCATCGGCCTGCGCGCGGTGACCAATCGGATCAAGGTGGCCGAGGTCCGCGAACTCCTGCAGCTGTTCGGCACCGACATCGTGGAACTGCCCGGACTGTCCGAATGTCCGGACCCGACCACACCGAATGACGTCTACTCGGTGATCGAGTCGACCATGGCGCAGCGGCCCGGCGCGTACCGTCACCTGTCGCAGTACACCAACGAGAAGAACGTCGAGGCGCATCATCAGGGCACCGGACGGGAGATCCACGAGGACCTCGCGGCCGATGGCATCAATAGGATCGACTACCTGATCGGGGGGCTCGGGACGACCGGATCCACCCGTGGCACCGCCACCTACCTGCGCAAGCACAATCCCGAATTGCGTACCGTCGCCGTTGTTTCCGAGCGGTCGGACTTCATTCCCGGTATCCGGTCGGAGACGGAGATGTGGGATGTCGGACTGTTTCAGCCCGATTTCTACGACTCGATCGTCACCGTGACGGCGGGCGACGCCGTGGACGCCACAATGCGCCTGGCGACCGGATACGGTGTCCTGGCCGGGCCGACCAGCGGCGCGAGTTATGCGGCCGCGCTGGAAACGCTCACCGCGCTGGATCTTTCGGCCGCCGACCCGGAAGATCCGATCATCGCGGTCTTCATCGTCTGCGACCGGCTCGAGCCGTACCTGTCGTACATCAAGAAGCGCAGGCCGGAGCTGTTCGGCCGAGCCGAACGCGAGGCGGAGCCGACCGCGGTGGAACTGGCGGCGACACCGGCCCTGTCCCCCGAGCAACTCGCCGAGCTGGACCGGGCCGACCGGCCCACCATCGTGGACACCCGTGGCGCGATGGCCTACCGCATCGGCCACGTGCCCGGCGCACTCAACATCCGGGACGACCAGCTCGACGACATGTTCGGTCACGGCATCCCGTTTCCGCGGTCGCGCCCGGTGGTTTTCGTCTGTCCGGTCGGCGAGCTGTCCCTGCGGTTCGCCGCACGTGCCCGGCGGGCCGGATACGACGCCGCCAGCCTGGCGGGCGGCGTCGTCGCGTGGCGCGACGCGGGACTGCCCCTGGAACGCGGCTGA
- a CDS encoding TetR/AcrR family transcriptional regulator — protein sequence MQTGQESDGDAGPRIWGGTTLTERRDARRAALLEAALDLIGESGASGVTMRAVCRTAGLTDRYFYESFASRDELLDMLYRQVADEFLEPMTAFAATDDPSRDRVLSEILVDKVLADPRKSRLFLVEPYSSTALGQTTFAVMPVFTRIMQDHLFGHIDDPVKRRLAAVTMASGNAGMFSAWLNGSLRATREQIIEHCIATLTAYRSLYRS from the coding sequence GTGCAGACAGGTCAGGAATCAGACGGAGACGCCGGCCCACGGATCTGGGGTGGAACGACGCTCACCGAGCGCAGGGACGCGCGCCGGGCGGCGCTGCTGGAGGCCGCGCTCGATCTGATCGGCGAATCGGGCGCGAGCGGCGTCACCATGCGCGCGGTATGCCGCACGGCAGGCCTCACCGACCGCTACTTCTACGAGAGCTTCGCCAGCCGCGACGAGCTGCTCGACATGCTGTACCGCCAGGTCGCCGATGAATTCCTGGAGCCGATGACCGCCTTCGCCGCTACCGACGACCCCTCCCGTGACCGCGTGCTGTCGGAAATCCTGGTGGACAAGGTGCTGGCCGATCCGCGCAAGTCGCGGCTGTTCCTGGTCGAGCCGTACTCGAGCACCGCGCTCGGCCAGACCACCTTCGCGGTGATGCCGGTGTTCACCCGGATCATGCAGGACCATCTGTTCGGGCACATCGACGACCCGGTCAAGCGCAGGCTGGCGGCGGTGACGATGGCCAGCGGCAACGCGGGCATGTTCTCCGCGTGGCTGAACGGGTCGTTACGCGCCACCCGGGAGCAGATCATCGAGCACTGCATCGCGACGCTCACCGCGTACCGCTCGCTGTACCGCTCCTGA